The genomic stretch AAGCGATCGTCGCCGCGTACAACGACGTCCGCACCTTCGTCGACGCGAACGCCGACGTCACGAAGACGAGCGACGACGAGCTCCGGACGGGCCCGCTCGCCGCCAACGTCGGCGTGCGCCAGCTGCTCGCGCGCGTGCAGGAGGTGTTCACGGGCGCCGTCGGCGGCGCGACGCCGCCGTACGTGAACCTCGCGAGCCTCGGGCTCGCCACGCAGCGCGACGGCACGATCCTGCTCGACGAATCGAAGCTGCGCGCCGCGATCGGCGCCGATCCCGACGCCGTGGCGCGGCTCTTCGCGGGCGGCGGCGACGACGGCGGGGTGGCGAACGCGCTCTCGACGCTGCTCGACGACCTCACCAAGTCGAGCGGCTCGCTGTCGCTCCAGACCGACGCCATCGACAGGCAGGTCCGCTCCCTCGAGGACGCCATCGCCGCCGGCGAGCGCAACCTCGGGGTCTTCGAGAAGAGCCTGCGCGAGCAGTTCGCGGTCATGGAGCAGCTGGTCTCGAGCCTCCAGACGCAGAGCAACTTCCTCCTGGCCGCACTGGGCAAGTAGGAGCCGTCATCCATGTACGCCGCGAACACCCTCTCCCGTCGCTACACCCAGGCGCAGGTGGCCTCCGTCGACCGGCACCGCCTCCTGCTGCTCGTCTTCGAGGGCGGGCTCACGTTCCTCGGGCGGGCGCGCTCGGCGCTCGACGCGGGCGACATGCAGCGCTTCGGCGAGGCGATCTCGAAGAGCCAGGCGGTGATCGCCGAGCTGCTCGGCACGCTCGATCACCAGCAGGGCGGGAGCATCGCCAAGGAGCTGGCGCGGCTCTACGAGTTCATGCAGCACCACCTCACCGAGGCGAACGCGCTGCGCAGCGTGCAGCACGTCGACGAGGTCGAGCGCGTGCTCGGCATCATCGCCGGCGCCTATCGCGAGATCCTCGAGCGCCCGGCCGTCGCCGCGGGC from bacterium encodes the following:
- the fliS gene encoding flagellar export chaperone FliS, with the protein product MYAANTLSRRYTQAQVASVDRHRLLLLVFEGGLTFLGRARSALDAGDMQRFGEAISKSQAVIAELLGTLDHQQGGSIAKELARLYEFMQHHLTEANALRSVQHVDEVERVLGIIAGAYREILERPAVAAGSPAA